In Desulfobacter hydrogenophilus, the genomic stretch GCCCGCCGCCTTTTTCTTGACGGGGCGCGGCTTTTTGTGATCAGCGCCCAGTGGCCCCATACCCGGGTGGCACACTGGCAGGCATTGATCCGAGCAAGGGCCATTGAAAATCAGGCCTGGTTTATCTGCTGCAACCGTACGGGTACGGATACAAACGGACTTGTTTTTCCGGGCAGTTCCATGATCGTTGATCCCAATGGTTCTGTTCTTGCTTTGGGAGATGATACGTCCGGTATCATCATGGCTGACATTGACATGGGCCTGGTTGACCGGGTGCGGGAAACCATCCCCGTTGGACAGGATCGCAGGGGGGATGTCTACGGTTAATATGGCTAATAAAATTGTTAGGCTGGATGAGATGTGCCGCTTGGCCCATGAATACACAACCCTTGGCCGGACCATAGTGTTTACCAACGGCTGCTTTGACATTCTTCATGCAGGCCATGTGGCCTATCTTGAAAAAGCAAAATCATTCGGAGATGTTCTGGTTCTGGGTTTGAACTCCGATGCGTCCGTTCGTCAGATCAAAGGTGATCTTCGGCCGGTAATCTGCCAGGAACAACGGGCACGTGTTGTGGCGGCCCTAAGTTGTGTCGATCATGTGGTGCTGTTCGATGCGCCTGATCCGGAAGATTTGATTCGGGGCATTGTTCCCCAGGTGCTGGTCAAGGGGGCGGATTGGCCCGAGGATAAAATCATTGGGGCAAAGTTTGTCAAAGGCTGCGGCGGGCGCGTGGCACGCGTGGCCTTTGAGGAAGATATCTCCACATCGAAAATTATTGAGCGCATTGGGCAAAGATTTTATGGCGGTGCTTAGCCCTTTAACATTTAATTCTCTGAATCTTTTTCCTGGGCTGGTTCACGGCGTTTTTTCCAGGACCGAAGGATACAGTAAGGGTCCCTTTCTGGGATTGAATGTCGGATTGAGCACCGGGGATGATCCTGATATTGTAAACCGGAACAGGGCTTTGATGCTGTCATCCATAGGCCTGACCCGGGTTTTGTTTTTAAATCAGGTGCACGGCACTGACATTGCCGTGATCAAATCAGAAAAGGATGCGGCAGACGCCGTATGGAAAGGGCAGGGGACGGCACCTTCTAAAATATTTAAGGCAGATGCCGCTGTTACAAACCTTAAAGGTTTAGGGCTTGCAATCCAGGTGGCAGACTGCCAGGCCGTGGTCCTGTACGACCCTGACAAAGAGGTAATTGCCAATGTCCATTCCGGCTGGCGGGGCAGTGCGGCAAATATTATAAGCCGCTGCATCGATACCATGGTCACGCAGTTCGGATGCTCCCCT encodes the following:
- the rfaE2 gene encoding D-glycero-beta-D-manno-heptose 1-phosphate adenylyltransferase, with protein sequence MSTVNMANKIVRLDEMCRLAHEYTTLGRTIVFTNGCFDILHAGHVAYLEKAKSFGDVLVLGLNSDASVRQIKGDLRPVICQEQRARVVAALSCVDHVVLFDAPDPEDLIRGIVPQVLVKGADWPEDKIIGAKFVKGCGGRVARVAFEEDISTSKIIERIGQRFYGGA
- the pgeF gene encoding peptidoglycan editing factor PgeF → MAVLSPLTFNSLNLFPGLVHGVFSRTEGYSKGPFLGLNVGLSTGDDPDIVNRNRALMLSSIGLTRVLFLNQVHGTDIAVIKSEKDAADAVWKGQGTAPSKIFKADAAVTNLKGLGLAIQVADCQAVVLYDPDKEVIANVHSGWRGSAANIISRCIDTMVTQFGCSPASIRAGISPSLGPCCAQFINYKQEFPKALWQYKEKDRPYFDFWQISRDQLGAHGVLDEHIETMGLCTRCRTDLFYSFRANKATGRFAAVIALKI